From the Acipenser ruthenus chromosome 5, fAciRut3.2 maternal haplotype, whole genome shotgun sequence genome, the window CTTTATTACCAAAACTTTCCCCAACCATTACAGCATAGTTACTGGCCGTTATGCTGAAAGCCATGGCATTCTCTCGAGTAGTATGTATGATCCGgacacaaaaaatacattttctttaagcCATGATTCTGACTCGTTTTGGTGGGAGCAGGCCACACCACTCTGGGTATCCATTCAGCAGAAAGGTTACAAGAGTGCTGCAGCCATGTGGCCTGGGACCGATATTAAGATTCACAATCTGACAGCTTCATATTATTTAAAGTATCAGCATGATGTGCCATTTCAAGAGAGAGTTGACAACCTTACAAAATGGCTTAGCCAAGATTTAGTGAAGTTTGCAACATTATACTGGGAGGAGCCAGACTACTCTGGCCACTTATATGGACCAGATAATATAACGGAAATGACAAAGGCTCTGAAACAAGTGGATGATCACATTGGCTACCTGATTGACAATCTCAAACAGACGGGGCTGTGGAGCAACATTAATATCATCATTACGAGTGATCATGGAATGGTCCAGTGTGCCCCTGACAGGCTTATACAGCTTGATGACTGCATTGGTCCAAAAAATTACACCTTGGTGGATTTCACTCCTGTTTCTGCAATTTTACCACTGACCAGTAAGAATGTTTCTCTTGGTTGAGTATCCAGTTCAGATATCCTGAGC encodes:
- the LOC117402317 gene encoding bis(5'-adenosyl)-triphosphatase enpp4-like isoform X2, whose translation is MTASQKGKYCSRRGTTSKKKKLNFSTMLACCLFVLLVFSGFSTCHGHGIENDTVSGNSTVTPLLIVSFDGFKADYLKKYSFPNLEKFFSDGVLVDHVSNVFITKTFPNHYSIVTGRYAESHGILSSSMYDPDTKNTFSLSHDSDSFWWEQATPLWVSIQQKGYKSAAAMWPGTDIKIHNLTASYYLKYQHDVPFQERVDNLTKWLSQDLVKFATLYWEEPDYSGHLYGPDNITEMTKALKQVDDHIGYLIDNLKQTGLWSNINIIITSDHGMVQCAPDRLIQLDDCIGPKNYTLVDFTPVSAILPLTNVTYVYDLLKKCNPHMKAYMKEDIPDRLHYKNNRRIQPIILVADEGWTIVQNGSLPRFLIFSLQWAIMAMTTLYPACTPFWQPMALPFARATD